The following proteins are co-located in the Thermus thermophilus HB8 genome:
- the sucD gene encoding succinate--CoA ligase subunit alpha → MILVNRETRVLVQGITGREGQFHTKQMLSYGTKIVAGVTPGKGGMEVLGVPVYDTVKEAVAHHEVDASIIFVPAPAAADAALEAAHAGIPLIVLITEGIPTLDMVRAVEEIKALGSRLIGGNCPGIISAEETKIGIMPGHVFKRGRVGIISRSGTLTYEAAAALSQAGLGTTTTVGIGGDPVIGTTFKDLLPLFNEDPETEAVVLIGEIGGSDEEEAAAWVKDHMKKPVVGFIGGRSAPKGKRMGHAGAIIMGNVGTPESKLRAFAEAGIPVADTIDEIVELVKKALG, encoded by the coding sequence GTGATCCTGGTGAACCGCGAGACCCGCGTCCTGGTCCAGGGCATCACCGGCCGGGAGGGGCAGTTCCACACCAAGCAGATGCTTTCCTACGGCACCAAGATCGTCGCCGGGGTCACCCCGGGCAAAGGGGGAATGGAGGTCCTAGGGGTCCCCGTCTACGACACGGTGAAGGAGGCGGTGGCCCACCACGAGGTGGACGCCTCCATCATCTTCGTGCCCGCCCCGGCCGCGGCGGACGCCGCCCTGGAAGCGGCCCACGCCGGGATCCCCCTCATCGTTCTCATCACCGAGGGCATCCCTACCCTGGACATGGTGCGGGCGGTGGAGGAGATCAAGGCCCTGGGAAGCCGCCTCATCGGGGGGAACTGCCCGGGGATCATCAGCGCCGAGGAGACCAAGATCGGGATCATGCCCGGCCACGTCTTCAAGCGGGGCCGGGTGGGGATCATCAGCCGCTCCGGCACCCTCACCTACGAGGCCGCAGCCGCCCTTTCCCAGGCGGGGCTCGGCACCACCACCACGGTGGGGATCGGGGGCGACCCCGTCATCGGCACCACCTTCAAGGACCTCCTCCCCCTCTTCAACGAGGACCCGGAGACGGAGGCCGTGGTCCTCATCGGGGAGATCGGCGGCTCCGACGAGGAGGAGGCGGCGGCTTGGGTGAAGGACCACATGAAGAAGCCGGTGGTGGGCTTCATCGGGGGCCGCTCCGCCCCCAAGGGCAAGCGCATGGGCCACGCCGGGGCCATCATCATGGGCAACGTGGGCACCCCGGAGTCCAAGCTCCGGGCCTTCGCCGAGGCGGGCATCCCCGTGGCCGACACCATTGACGAGATCGTGGAGCTGGTCAAGAAGGCCCTGGGCTAA
- the ndx4 gene encoding ADP-ribose pyrophosphatase Ndx4, which translates to MGRVYYGGVERTYLYRGRILNLALEGRYEIVEHKPAVAVIALREGRMLFVRQMRPAVGLAPLEIPAGLIEPGEDPLEAARRELAEETGLSGDLTYLFSYFVSPGFTDEKTHVFLAENLKEVEAHPDEDEAIEVVWMRPEEALERHQRGEVEFSATGLVGVLYYHAFLRGR; encoded by the coding sequence ATGGGAAGAGTCTATTATGGGGGCGTGGAACGCACCTACCTCTACCGGGGCCGCATCCTGAACCTGGCCCTGGAAGGCCGTTACGAGATCGTGGAACACAAGCCCGCCGTGGCGGTGATCGCCCTGCGGGAAGGGAGGATGCTCTTCGTGCGCCAGATGCGCCCCGCCGTGGGCCTCGCCCCCCTGGAGATCCCGGCGGGCCTCATAGAGCCCGGGGAGGACCCCTTGGAGGCGGCGAGGAGGGAGCTCGCCGAGGAGACGGGCCTTAGCGGGGACCTCACCTACCTCTTCAGTTACTTCGTCTCCCCCGGCTTCACCGACGAGAAGACCCACGTCTTCCTCGCGGAAAACCTAAAGGAGGTGGAGGCCCACCCCGACGAGGACGAGGCCATAGAGGTGGTCTGGATGCGCCCGGAGGAGGCCCTAGAGAGGCACCAGAGGGGGGAGGTGGAGTTCTCGGCCACGGGGCTCGTGGGGGTCCTCTACTACCATGCTTTTCTCCGAGGTCGCTGA
- a CDS encoding 2'-5' RNA ligase family protein: MYGVLVWPPEDLRRFMEELQAARGVRGFGPPHLNLRQPFDWPYEEEALRIALAGILRGHPPFRVRLGDWRFFPQGVVYLRAYGGGAFRRLYHALEPLAPPLKEIEGPSYIPHLTLALGLSPEEAKALAQSLPPPPRRSFLVREAALVRDEGEGLVEVARFPLGPSPER, translated from the coding sequence ATGTACGGGGTCCTGGTTTGGCCCCCCGAGGACCTCCGCCGCTTTATGGAGGAACTCCAGGCGGCCAGGGGCGTCCGGGGCTTCGGCCCGCCCCACCTCAACCTCCGCCAGCCCTTTGACTGGCCCTACGAGGAGGAGGCCTTGCGCATCGCCCTGGCGGGGATCCTGCGGGGCCACCCCCCCTTTCGCGTCCGCCTGGGGGACTGGCGCTTCTTTCCCCAGGGGGTGGTCTACCTCCGGGCCTACGGGGGCGGGGCCTTCCGGCGCCTCTACCACGCCCTGGAGCCCCTGGCCCCGCCCCTCAAGGAGATTGAGGGGCCGAGCTACATCCCCCACCTGACCCTGGCCCTGGGCCTCTCCCCGGAGGAGGCGAAGGCCTTGGCGCAAAGCCTCCCGCCCCCGCCCCGCCGCTCCTTCCTGGTGCGGGAGGCGGCCTTGGTGCGGGACGAAGGGGAGGGCCTGGTGGAGGTGGCCCGCTTTCCGTTAGGCCCTAGCCCAGAGCGATGA
- the rpoD gene encoding RNA polymerase sigma factor RpoD, translating into MKKSKRKNAQAQEAQETEVLVQEEAEELPEFPEGEPDPDLEDPDLTLEDDLLDLPEEGEGLDLEEEEEDLPIPKISTSDPVRQYLHEIGQVPLLTLEEEVELARKVEEGMEAIKKLSEITGLDPDLIREVVRAKILGSARVRHIPGLKETLDPKTVEEIDQKLKSLPKEHKRYLHIAREGEAARQHLIEANLRLVVSIAKKYTGRGLSFLDLIQEGNQGLIRAVEKFEYKRRFKFSTYATWWIRQAINRAIADQARTIRIPVHMVETINKLSRTARQLQQELGREPTYEEIAEAMGPGWDAKRVEETLKIAQEPVSLETPIGDEKDSFYGDFIPDEHLPSPVDAATQSLLSEELEKALSKLSEREAMVLKLRKGLIDGREHTLEEVGAFFGVTRERIRQIENKALRKLKYHESRTRKLRDFLD; encoded by the coding sequence TTGAAGAAGAGCAAGCGCAAGAACGCCCAGGCCCAGGAGGCCCAGGAGACCGAGGTCCTGGTCCAGGAGGAGGCGGAGGAACTCCCCGAGTTCCCCGAGGGGGAGCCCGACCCCGACCTCGAGGACCCGGACCTCACCCTGGAGGACGACCTCCTGGACCTGCCCGAGGAGGGCGAGGGGCTGGACCTGGAGGAGGAGGAAGAAGACCTCCCCATCCCCAAGATCTCCACCTCCGACCCCGTGCGCCAGTACCTGCACGAGATCGGCCAGGTCCCCCTCCTCACCCTGGAGGAGGAGGTGGAGCTCGCCCGGAAGGTGGAGGAGGGGATGGAGGCCATCAAGAAGCTCTCCGAGATCACCGGCCTTGACCCCGACCTCATCCGGGAGGTGGTCCGGGCCAAGATTCTGGGCTCGGCCCGGGTGCGGCACATCCCCGGCCTCAAGGAGACCCTGGACCCCAAGACCGTGGAGGAGATTGACCAGAAGCTCAAAAGCCTCCCCAAGGAGCACAAGCGCTACCTCCACATCGCCCGGGAAGGGGAGGCGGCCCGGCAGCACCTCATTGAGGCCAACCTCCGGCTCGTGGTCTCCATCGCCAAGAAGTACACGGGGCGGGGCCTCTCCTTCCTGGACCTCATCCAGGAGGGAAACCAGGGCCTGATCCGGGCGGTGGAGAAGTTTGAGTACAAGCGGCGCTTCAAGTTCTCCACCTACGCCACCTGGTGGATCCGGCAGGCCATCAACCGGGCCATCGCCGACCAGGCCCGCACCATCCGCATCCCGGTCCACATGGTGGAGACCATCAACAAGCTCTCCCGCACCGCAAGGCAGCTGCAGCAGGAGCTCGGCCGGGAACCCACCTACGAGGAGATCGCCGAGGCCATGGGGCCGGGCTGGGACGCCAAGCGGGTGGAGGAAACCCTCAAGATCGCCCAGGAGCCCGTCTCCCTGGAGACCCCCATCGGCGACGAGAAGGACAGCTTCTACGGGGACTTCATCCCCGACGAGCACCTCCCCTCCCCGGTGGACGCCGCCACCCAGAGCCTCCTCTCCGAGGAGCTGGAGAAGGCCCTGTCCAAGCTCTCCGAGCGCGAGGCCATGGTCCTGAAGCTCCGGAAAGGGCTCATTGACGGGCGGGAGCACACCCTGGAGGAGGTGGGGGCCTTCTTCGGCGTCACCCGGGAAAGGATCCGGCAGATTGAGAACAAGGCCCTCCGCAAGCTCAAGTACCACGAGTCCCGCACGCGGAAGCTCAGGGACTTCCTGGACTAA
- the sucC gene encoding ADP-forming succinate--CoA ligase subunit beta: MPLTGVARQGRWVLNLHEYQAKEILARYGVPVPPGKVAYTPEEAKRIAEEFGKRVVIKAQVHVGGRGKAGGVKLADTPQEAYEKAQAILGMNIKGLTVKKVLVAEAVDIAKEYYAGLILDRAKKRVVLMLSKEGGVDIEEVAAERPEAIHKFWIDPHKGFRPFEAREMVKRAGLEGNLNKLAQVLVALYRAYEGVDASIAEINPLVVTTDGGIVAADAKIVLDDNALFRHPDLAELREVEAEHPLEVEASNYGFAYVKLDGNIGIIGNGAGLVMYTLDLVNRVGGKPANFLDIGGGAKADVVYNALKVVLKDPDVKGVFINIFGGITRADEVAKGVIRALEEGLLTKPVVMRVAGTAEEEAKKLLEGKPVYMYPTSIEAAKVIVAMVGGAA; encoded by the coding sequence ATGCCCTTGACCGGGGTCGCCCGGCAAGGGAGGTGGGTCTTGAACCTGCACGAGTATCAAGCGAAGGAGATCCTGGCCCGCTATGGGGTGCCCGTGCCGCCGGGAAAGGTGGCCTACACCCCCGAGGAGGCCAAACGGATCGCCGAGGAGTTCGGCAAGCGGGTGGTCATCAAGGCCCAGGTGCACGTGGGAGGGAGAGGAAAGGCGGGGGGCGTCAAGCTCGCCGACACCCCCCAGGAGGCCTACGAGAAGGCCCAGGCCATCCTGGGCATGAACATCAAGGGCCTTACCGTGAAGAAGGTCCTGGTGGCCGAGGCGGTGGACATCGCCAAGGAGTACTACGCGGGCCTCATCCTGGACCGGGCCAAGAAGCGGGTGGTCCTGATGCTCTCCAAGGAGGGGGGCGTGGACATTGAAGAGGTGGCCGCGGAGCGCCCCGAGGCCATCCACAAGTTCTGGATTGACCCCCACAAGGGGTTCCGCCCCTTTGAGGCCCGGGAGATGGTGAAGCGGGCGGGGCTCGAGGGCAACCTCAACAAGCTCGCCCAGGTCCTGGTGGCCCTCTACCGGGCCTACGAGGGCGTGGACGCCTCCATCGCCGAGATCAACCCCCTGGTGGTGACCACGGACGGCGGGATCGTCGCCGCCGACGCCAAGATCGTCCTGGACGACAACGCCCTCTTCCGCCACCCCGACCTCGCCGAGCTCAGGGAGGTGGAGGCCGAGCACCCCTTGGAGGTGGAGGCCAGCAACTACGGCTTCGCCTACGTGAAGCTTGATGGCAACATCGGCATCATCGGAAACGGGGCGGGCCTCGTGATGTACACCCTGGATCTGGTGAACCGGGTAGGGGGCAAGCCCGCCAACTTCCTGGACATCGGGGGCGGGGCCAAGGCGGATGTGGTCTACAACGCCCTCAAGGTGGTCCTCAAGGACCCCGACGTCAAGGGGGTCTTCATCAACATCTTCGGCGGCATCACCCGGGCGGACGAGGTGGCCAAGGGGGTGATCCGCGCCCTGGAGGAGGGCCTCCTCACCAAGCCCGTGGTGATGCGGGTGGCGGGCACCGCCGAGGAGGAGGCCAAGAAGCTTTTGGAGGGGAAGCCCGTCTACATGTACCCCACGTCCATTGAGGCGGCCAAGGTCATCGTGGCCATGGTGGGAGGTGCGGCGTGA
- a CDS encoding malate dehydrogenase encodes MKAPVRVAVTGAAGQIGYSLLFRIAAGEMLGKDQPVILQLLEIPQAMKALEGVVMELEDCAFPLLAGLEATDDPKVAFKDADYALLVGAAPRKAGMERRDLLQVNGKIFTEQGRALAEVAKKDVKVLVVGNPANTNALIAYKNAPGLNPRNFTAMTRLDHNRAKAQLAKKTGTGVDRIRRMTVWGNHSSTMFPDLFHAEVDGRPALELVDMEWYEKVFIPTVAQRGAAIIQARGASSAASAANAAIEHIRDWALGTPEGDWVSMAVPSQGEYGIPEGIVYSFPVTAKDGAYRVVEGLEINEFARKRMEITAQELLDEMEQVKALGLI; translated from the coding sequence GTGAAGGCACCCGTACGCGTGGCGGTTACCGGAGCCGCGGGACAGATCGGCTACAGCCTCCTCTTCCGCATCGCCGCGGGGGAGATGCTGGGCAAGGACCAGCCGGTGATCCTCCAGCTTTTGGAGATCCCCCAGGCCATGAAGGCCCTGGAGGGCGTGGTCATGGAGCTGGAGGACTGCGCCTTCCCCCTGCTTGCGGGCCTCGAGGCCACCGACGACCCCAAGGTGGCCTTCAAGGACGCCGACTACGCCCTCCTGGTGGGGGCGGCCCCCCGCAAGGCGGGGATGGAGCGCCGGGACCTTCTGCAGGTGAACGGCAAGATCTTCACCGAGCAGGGCCGGGCCCTGGCCGAGGTGGCCAAGAAGGACGTCAAGGTGCTGGTGGTGGGCAACCCCGCCAACACCAACGCCCTCATCGCCTACAAGAACGCCCCCGGCCTCAACCCCCGGAACTTCACCGCCATGACCCGGCTGGACCACAACCGGGCCAAGGCCCAGCTCGCCAAGAAGACCGGGACGGGCGTGGACCGCATCCGCCGCATGACGGTGTGGGGCAACCACTCCTCCACCATGTTCCCCGACCTCTTCCACGCCGAGGTGGACGGCAGGCCCGCCCTGGAGCTCGTGGACATGGAGTGGTACGAGAAGGTCTTCATCCCCACCGTGGCCCAGCGGGGGGCGGCCATCATCCAGGCCCGGGGGGCCAGCAGCGCCGCCAGCGCCGCGAACGCCGCCATAGAGCATATCCGCGACTGGGCCCTGGGCACCCCGGAGGGGGACTGGGTCTCCATGGCCGTCCCCTCCCAAGGGGAGTACGGCATCCCCGAAGGCATCGTCTACTCCTTCCCGGTGACAGCCAAGGACGGAGCGTACCGGGTCGTGGAAGGCCTGGAGATCAACGAGTTCGCCCGCAAGCGCATGGAGATCACGGCCCAGGAACTCCTGGACGAGATGGAGCAGGTGAAGGCCCTGGGCCTCATCTGA
- a CDS encoding aspartate kinase: MALVVQKYGGTSVGDLERIHKVAQRIAHYREKGHRLAVVVSAMGHTTDELIALAKRVNPRPPFRELDLLTTTGEQVSVALLSMQLWAMGIPAKGFVQHQIGITTDGRYGDARILEVNPARIREALEQGFVAVIAGFMGTTPEGEITTLGRGGSDTTAVAIAAALGAKECEIYTDTEGVYTTDPHLIPEARKLSVIGYDQMLEMAALGARVLHPRAVYYAKRYGVVLHVRSSFSYNPGTLVKEVAMEMDKAVTGVALDLDHAQIGLIGIPDQPGIAAKVFQALAERGIAVDMIIQGVPGHDPSRQQMAFTVKKDFAQEALEALEPVLAEIGGEAILRPDIAKVSIVGVGLASTPEVPAKMFQAVASTGANIEMIATSEVRISVIIPAEYAEAALRAVHQAFELDKA, encoded by the coding sequence GTGGCCCTGGTGGTTCAGAAGTACGGCGGCACCTCCGTGGGCGACCTGGAGCGCATCCACAAGGTGGCCCAGCGCATCGCCCACTACCGCGAGAAGGGGCATCGGCTTGCGGTGGTGGTCTCGGCCATGGGGCACACCACCGACGAGCTCATCGCCTTGGCCAAGCGGGTGAACCCGAGACCTCCCTTTCGCGAGCTGGACCTCCTCACCACCACCGGGGAGCAGGTCTCCGTGGCCCTCCTCTCCATGCAGCTTTGGGCCATGGGGATCCCCGCCAAGGGCTTCGTCCAGCACCAGATCGGCATCACCACCGACGGGCGCTACGGGGACGCCCGGATCCTCGAGGTGAACCCGGCCCGCATCCGGGAGGCCCTGGAGCAGGGCTTTGTGGCGGTGATCGCGGGCTTCATGGGCACCACCCCGGAAGGGGAGATCACCACCTTGGGCCGGGGAGGGTCGGACACCACCGCCGTGGCCATCGCCGCCGCCCTCGGGGCCAAGGAGTGCGAGATCTACACGGACACGGAGGGGGTCTACACCACGGACCCCCACCTGATCCCCGAGGCGAGGAAGCTTTCCGTCATCGGCTACGACCAGATGCTGGAGATGGCCGCTTTGGGGGCCAGGGTCCTCCACCCCCGGGCGGTCTACTACGCCAAGCGCTACGGGGTGGTCCTCCACGTGCGCTCTAGCTTCTCCTACAACCCCGGTACCCTGGTGAAGGAGGTCGCCATGGAGATGGACAAGGCGGTGACGGGCGTGGCCTTGGACCTGGACCACGCCCAGATCGGGCTTATCGGCATCCCGGACCAGCCGGGCATCGCGGCCAAGGTCTTCCAGGCCCTGGCCGAGCGGGGCATCGCCGTGGACATGATCATCCAGGGGGTTCCCGGCCACGACCCCTCGAGGCAGCAGATGGCCTTCACGGTGAAGAAGGACTTCGCCCAGGAGGCCCTGGAGGCTTTGGAGCCCGTCCTCGCCGAGATCGGGGGCGAGGCCATCTTGAGGCCGGACATCGCCAAGGTCTCCATCGTGGGCGTGGGCCTCGCCTCCACCCCGGAGGTCCCCGCCAAGATGTTCCAGGCGGTGGCCTCCACCGGGGCCAACATTGAGATGATCGCCACCAGCGAGGTGCGCATCTCCGTGATCATCCCCGCCGAGTACGCCGAGGCGGCGCTTAGGGCCGTCCACCAGGCTTTTGAGCTGGACAAGGCCTGA
- a CDS encoding class I SAM-dependent methyltransferase: protein MSLTREAYHRLTPLPHPGGRLFIKPGARGYRDPVHDLLQKTVEPFGERALDLNPGVGWGSLPLEGRMAVERLETSRAAFRCLTASGLQARLALPWEAAAGAYDLVVLALPAGRGTAYVQASLVAAARALRMGGRLYLAGDKNKGFERYFKEARALLGYGVVVRREGPYRVALLEKEKEAPPLPSLWRAFSARILGAEYTFHHLPGVFSAGKVDPASLLLLEALQERLGPEGVRGRQVLDLGAGYGALTLPLARMGAEVVGVEDDLASVLSLQKGLEANALKAQALHSDVDEALTEEARFDIIVTNPPFHVGGAVILDVAQAFVNVAAARLRPGGVFFLVSNPFLKYEPLLEEKFGAFQTLKVAEYKVLFAEKRGR, encoded by the coding sequence GTGAGCCTGACGCGGGAAGCCTACCACCGCCTCACCCCCCTTCCCCACCCCGGGGGCCGGCTCTTCATCAAGCCCGGGGCCCGGGGGTACCGGGACCCGGTCCACGACCTCCTGCAGAAGACGGTGGAGCCCTTCGGCGAGCGGGCCCTGGACCTGAACCCCGGGGTGGGCTGGGGAAGCCTCCCCTTGGAGGGGAGGATGGCGGTGGAGCGGCTGGAGACCTCCCGGGCCGCCTTCCGCTGCCTCACGGCGAGCGGCCTCCAGGCCCGGCTCGCCCTTCCCTGGGAGGCGGCGGCGGGAGCATACGACCTCGTGGTCCTGGCCCTCCCCGCCGGGAGAGGGACGGCCTATGTCCAGGCGAGCCTCGTGGCCGCGGCCCGGGCCCTCCGGATGGGAGGACGGCTCTACCTCGCCGGGGACAAGAACAAGGGGTTTGAGCGCTACTTCAAGGAGGCCCGGGCCCTTCTGGGCTACGGCGTGGTGGTGCGGCGGGAGGGGCCCTACCGGGTGGCCCTCCTGGAGAAGGAGAAGGAGGCCCCGCCCCTCCCCTCCCTCTGGCGGGCCTTTTCCGCCCGCATCCTGGGGGCGGAGTACACCTTCCACCACCTCCCCGGGGTCTTCTCGGCGGGGAAGGTGGACCCGGCCTCCCTGCTCCTCCTCGAGGCCCTGCAGGAACGCCTGGGGCCCGAGGGGGTCCGCGGCCGGCAGGTCCTGGACCTGGGGGCGGGCTATGGGGCCCTGACCCTGCCCCTCGCCCGGATGGGGGCGGAGGTGGTGGGGGTGGAGGACGACCTGGCCTCCGTCCTCTCCCTGCAAAAGGGCCTCGAGGCCAACGCCCTGAAGGCCCAGGCCCTCCACTCCGACGTGGACGAGGCCTTGACAGAAGAGGCCCGGTTTGACATCATAGTTACGAACCCCCCCTTTCACGTGGGGGGTGCGGTCATTCTGGATGTGGCCCAGGCGTTCGTGAACGTGGCGGCGGCCCGGCTCAGGCCGGGTGGCGTGTTTTTCCTCGTGTCCAACCCGTTCCTGAAGTACGAGCCTTTGCTGGAGGAGAAGTTCGGCGCCTTCCAGACCCTCAAGGTGGCCGAATACAAGGTCCTGTTCGCGGAAAAGCGAGGGAGGTGA
- a CDS encoding phosphoribosyltransferase, with the protein MERLHLSWEDLLRLVRRLAEALSGEPFDLVLGVARGGLIPTALLAQALGARNILTAAVMFYEGEEALPEPVFLQFPPDVLLFGKRVLVVDDVWDSGRTAFAVKARVRRAGGVPVVATLHFKPGRNRVPDRPDFYAEETAAWVVYPWALEAWPKG; encoded by the coding sequence ATGGAGCGCCTCCACCTTTCCTGGGAGGACCTCCTCCGGCTGGTCCGCCGCCTGGCGGAGGCCCTTTCTGGGGAGCCTTTTGACCTCGTCCTGGGGGTGGCGCGGGGAGGCCTCATCCCCACCGCCCTTCTGGCCCAGGCCCTCGGCGCGCGGAACATCCTCACCGCCGCCGTCATGTTCTACGAGGGGGAGGAGGCTTTGCCCGAGCCGGTATTCCTGCAGTTTCCCCCCGATGTCCTCCTTTTCGGCAAGCGGGTCCTGGTGGTGGACGACGTTTGGGACTCGGGGCGCACGGCCTTTGCCGTGAAGGCCCGGGTGCGCCGAGCGGGCGGGGTGCCTGTGGTGGCCACCCTCCACTTCAAGCCGGGGCGGAACCGGGTGCCGGACCGCCCCGACTTCTACGCCGAGGAGACGGCGGCCTGGGTGGTCTACCCTTGGGCCCTCGAGGCCTGGCCCAAAGGCTAA
- the ribF gene encoding riboflavin biosynthesis protein RibF translates to MLFSEVADVPKGPKVVAVGSFDGVHLGHQYLLRQALSEAKTLKAPLLVYTFDPPTKVFTRGEGFLMDLQEKVEALREVGVELILAVPFNEEFARRPPEAFLEDLRALQASRIYVGEDFRFGQGRAGGPEALERVAPTRVVPLLSLGGEAVKSSRIRALLREGRVEEARHLLGRLYGAYGVVVEGDRMGRRLGFPTANLAVHPLKVLPPGVFAVEAEGAFGRYKGVANVGTRPTLGGEERRLEVHLLGFAGELYGEEVRVRFLKRLREERRFPSLEALRAQIAEDVAEARAYFGL, encoded by the coding sequence ATGCTTTTCTCCGAGGTCGCTGACGTCCCCAAAGGCCCCAAGGTGGTGGCCGTGGGCTCCTTTGACGGGGTGCACCTGGGCCACCAGTACCTCCTGCGCCAGGCCCTCTCCGAGGCCAAAACCCTGAAGGCGCCCCTCCTCGTCTACACCTTTGACCCCCCCACCAAGGTCTTCACCCGGGGGGAAGGGTTCCTCATGGACCTTCAGGAGAAGGTGGAGGCCCTGAGGGAGGTGGGGGTGGAACTCATCCTGGCCGTGCCCTTCAACGAGGAGTTCGCCAGAAGACCCCCCGAGGCCTTCTTGGAGGACCTAAGGGCCCTTCAGGCGAGCCGGATCTACGTGGGGGAGGACTTCCGCTTCGGACAAGGCCGGGCGGGGGGCCCGGAGGCCCTGGAGCGGGTGGCCCCCACCCGGGTCGTCCCCCTCTTGAGCCTTGGGGGGGAGGCGGTGAAGAGTAGCCGCATCCGCGCCCTGTTGCGGGAAGGCCGGGTGGAGGAGGCCCGCCATCTCCTGGGCCGCCTCTACGGGGCCTACGGGGTGGTGGTGGAGGGGGACCGGATGGGAAGGCGGCTCGGCTTCCCCACGGCCAACCTCGCCGTCCACCCCTTGAAGGTCCTTCCCCCCGGGGTCTTCGCCGTGGAGGCGGAAGGGGCCTTCGGGCGCTACAAGGGGGTGGCCAACGTGGGGACGCGGCCCACCCTGGGGGGGGAGGAAAGGCGCTTGGAGGTGCACCTTTTGGGCTTCGCCGGGGAGCTTTACGGGGAGGAGGTGCGGGTGCGCTTCCTCAAGCGTCTCCGGGAGGAAAGGCGCTTCCCCTCCCTCGAGGCCCTAAGGGCCCAGATCGCAGAGGACGTGGCCGAGGCCCGGGCCTACTTCGGGCTTTAA
- a CDS encoding DMT family transporter, with amino-acid sequence MDASLLLPLGFGLLSALTWGAGDFGGGMASRRAHAQAVVLWASGIGLLLFLLLAQVFGEAPQGRDLPYALLGGASGALGLLAFYRALAQGEMGLAAPVAGVVGAALPVALGALLEGWPGLFPALGMGLGLLAVWLVSRPEGRARPGNLGLALLAGLGFGGFYAFMDRVEGLFYPAAWAKLTAFLLVLPAALRARPWPGGREAPWVLLAGLGDAGGNLFFLLAAQAGRLDVAAVLSSFYPVFTVLLAWLVLKERLSRRRLTGVGLSLLAMALIALG; translated from the coding sequence ATGGACGCTAGCCTTCTCCTCCCTTTAGGCTTCGGCCTCCTCTCCGCCCTCACCTGGGGGGCCGGGGACTTCGGCGGCGGGATGGCCTCCCGCCGGGCCCACGCCCAGGCCGTGGTCCTCTGGGCCTCCGGCATCGGCCTCCTCCTCTTCCTCCTCCTGGCCCAGGTCTTCGGGGAGGCGCCCCAAGGGCGGGACCTTCCCTATGCCCTTTTGGGCGGGGCCTCCGGGGCCCTCGGCCTCCTCGCCTTTTACCGGGCCCTGGCCCAAGGGGAGATGGGCCTCGCCGCCCCCGTGGCCGGGGTGGTGGGGGCGGCCCTCCCCGTGGCCCTGGGGGCCCTCCTCGAGGGGTGGCCGGGCCTTTTCCCCGCCCTGGGCATGGGGCTGGGCCTCCTCGCGGTCTGGCTCGTCTCCCGGCCCGAAGGCCGGGCGCGCCCGGGGAACCTGGGCCTCGCCCTCCTCGCCGGCCTCGGCTTCGGCGGGTTCTACGCCTTCATGGACCGGGTGGAGGGGCTCTTCTACCCCGCCGCCTGGGCCAAGCTCACCGCCTTCCTCCTGGTCCTCCCCGCCGCCCTCCGGGCCAGGCCCTGGCCCGGAGGACGCGAGGCCCCATGGGTCCTCCTCGCCGGCCTCGGGGACGCCGGGGGAAACCTCTTCTTCCTCCTCGCGGCCCAGGCCGGGCGGCTGGACGTGGCGGCGGTCCTCTCCTCCTTCTACCCGGTTTTCACGGTTCTCCTGGCCTGGCTCGTCCTGAAGGAAAGGCTCTCCCGGAGGCGGCTTACGGGGGTGGGCCTGAGCCTCCTGGCCATGGCCCTCATCGCTCTGGGCTAG